The following nucleotide sequence is from Halobacillus mangrovi.
CCGGACAAATATCATTGCTGTAGCCATGCCAGCTGCTACAATTGTGCTTGCTATCAACCAAAACATATTGTTTCACTCTTTCTTCTCTGTCCATTCATCAATAGTTTAACATACGGTCAGTCGCCTTTGAGATCACATTTTTTGTTAAGCTTGCTTTGACTCTTCACAGTCATTAGCAATTGTAAGAATGATCGTCATTGTCACCCCTATTACTGTCAGGTACACGCCAAGGTCAAACAAAAGCGCTGTAGCAAGTTCTGTTTTTCCAAGGATCGGCAGCTGGAAATAAGCGAATGTTTGACTGAGAAACGGCTCTCCGAATACAAAAGATCCAATGCCGGTTGCTAATGCAATCATCAATCCTACTGGAATGACGTAACGGAAGGTAATCGGAAGAATCTTTTGCATAGCTCTAAACCCATAAGCCATATACATCAGGACAAATGCAGCAGATGTCATTAGTCCGCCTATAAAACCACCGCCGGGTTTATTGTGTCCCGCAAAAAATAAGTAAATGGAAAACCCTAGTAATATGAAAGCTATTAGTGTAGTCGTTGTTCTGAGAATAATGTCATTTGTTCGGGTCATACGTTTACTCCTTTATGTTTTTATCAATACTTTCATCATAATATATTATTTCACGAAAATCCATGCTTTAAAAGCCTTGGAACCCTCCAAACACGCCAGAAAGATAAGACGTAAGTTTGGTCAGCCAATCTAAATAAAGGGCAATTCCCATGAATATCATGAAATAACCTCCAATCTTTACAATCTTTGCACTGTTTCGTTTAATCCAATCTAACTTCCCTACAAAAAAAGATAGAACTAAAAACGGGATTGAAAACCCCAATGAATAGGCAATCATCATAACAAGAAATAAATTTGGCTGATCCACTCCTAGTGCCAAAACAGCCCCGAGGATCGGTCCGGTACAAGGCGTCCATCCTAGTGAAAAAGTAAGACCAATAATGAATGACCCCAGATACCCCGCAGGCCGATTCTTAAACGTAATTTTTCTATCCTTCATTAGGAATTGGAAATTAAATACACCAATGATGACAAAACCGAAAAAGATAATTAATATTGCACCAAGTCTGCGGATGATCTCTTCGTTTTGAATCATAAACTGAGCAAAAAACGATCCAGATAAACCTAGAATCAAAAATATCGTGGTAAAGCCTAATAGGAACAGGATTGTATGTATCAAGCTCTGCTTTTTTAACATCCCGTTATCTTCCCTTAATTCATTAACACTCATCCCAGTTATATAGGATAAAAATGCAGGAAAAAGCGGCAGCACACACGGAGATATGAAAGATAAAAATCCTGCTCCGAATGCTAAGAAAATGTTTACTTCTGACATGTGTGTTTCCTCCAAAGTCGTACTAAGTATCCATTGTATCAGAACAAGGATGAAATGACGATGAAACCGCTGTGAACAATAACCATGATATTCCTATTCTTAAGTAAAAAGCCCTCTTTCTTTTGGAAAGAAGGCTTTACGAATTATTTCATTTGGTTGTTCATAGAACGCATCATTTGATTGATTTTCTTCTGTGATGGCTTCTGCCCCATCTGCATCATCAATGTGCGCAGCATTTGTTCATTAATAGGTGGGTTTTTCTTCAAATAGTTCATCATATATTTTCTCGCAATGAAAAAGCCAAGGGCTACACCGCCGAGAAGTGTCAGCAGGGCAATGATGACAACCCATACGATCCCCAAAGTCATGTCTTCGTCTTCCTCCTTCGTGTTGTCTCCCATAACAGTATAGTAAAACGTTAACAGAAATACAATAGTCGTTTCACGTTAATAGACACTGACCTTCCAAAGGCGAAATCCAGCCATAATGCTCGCCACCCTTTTCAATAATAAAAAACGATTGAGAGGATGTTCGTAACGGCTGAAAAACGTCCTTATTTGCCTGCCAGAGACTATCACACTGAAAAAGACAACAATAGTTCTTATTATCCATTATACCACAGAAAATGTCGTTATCGAAGAACGGAAAACTGAAGGCGATATTTTTTCTTGAGGTGTTCTTTTCTAGAATACAGCCCTCAATCCACTCTTTAAAAGGAAACAATTCTGAGATGTAAGAAAACTGCTTTATATATGTTACAGATTTTGAATTCCTCACAAATTCAAGGAAGAAGCGTTTCATTACTTCCACTTTATAATAATAAAGTTGGACAATTTCTTGCTTAATTGAAAATATGAAGAACTGCATTCCTTTCACTCCTTTTTTGTATTATATCGATGAGCGCTATTGAAAATCTGTCACTTTATGTCCCGTGTCTATAGCGAAGTTTGTCGAAATGCCAAAAAGTTGAAAGAAATGCAAACAAAAAAAGCTGCTGGTATTAATATACCAGCAGCTTTTTAAAGGTTACTTATTTCATAAGATTTTCAGCATGTTTGACAACGTTGTCTACAGTAAAGCCATAATTTTCAATGACTGTATCTCCTGGTGCAGATGCACCGAACTTATCAATGCCAAGCACTGATCCATCCAGACCTACATAACGCTCCCAGCCAAATGATGCGGCCATTTCAACGGCAAGACGTGTACGTACATTAGATGGTAATACTTCCTCTTTGTACTCTGCGCTCTGCGCATTGAAGCGATCAAAGGAAGGAACACTTACAACGCGGACGTCATAGCCTTTCTTCTTCAACTCAGACTGTGCTTCTACAATCAACTGTACTTCGGAACCAGAAGCAAGCAGGATTGCATCAGGATCTTTTTTGTCTGAATCACTTAAAATGTAAGCACCATGCTTCACACCTTCATACGCCTTCTCCGCTGTACCTTCAAGCGTCGGAAGTCCTTGACGAGTAAGTACAAGTGCGTTAGGAGTTGTATTGGATTCAAGTGCTAGTCTCCACGCGGCACTCGTTTCATTCCCGTCAGCCGGACGAATGACAGAGAGATTTGGCATTGCACGAAGAGAAGGAAGCTGTTCAATTGGCTCGTGTGTTGGACCGTCTTCTCCTACGGCAACAGAGTCATGGGTAAATACATAGTTCACTGGCAAATTCATAAGGGCTGAAAGACGAATAGCTGGACGCAGGTAGTCGCTGAATACAAAGAACGTTCCTGCATAAGCTTTCAGACCTCCGTGAAGGGCCATGCCGTTCATTGCGGCAGCCATGGCAAATTCACGAACACCAAACCAAATGTTACGTCCTGCGTAGTTCTCACGAGAGAAGTCTTCTTCTTCTTTAACAGCTGTCTTGTTTGAACCGGCAAGGTCAGCACTTCCGCCAAAGAAATTCGGAATCTCTTTAGAAAGAGCATTGATAACTTCTCCAGAAGCAGCACGGGTAGCCGGACTGTCTTCACCGACTGTAAAGGTCGGAAGCTGCTTTTCCCATCCTTCTGGAAGCTCACCTTTGATCGCTGTTTCAAATTCAGAAGCAAGTTCTGGATACGCTTCTTTATACTGCTTCAGCTTATCATTCCAAGCTTGCTCTTGCTGTTCTCCGTTTTGCTGAACTTTTTCTTTGAAATCAGCATAAACTTCATCAGGAACGTGGAATGGTTCATGCTCCCACTTATAAAACTCTTTCGTTTTTGTAGCTTCGTCTTCACCTAAAGGTGCACCGTGAGAAGCTGATTTACCAGATTTAGTAGGTGCACCGTATCCGATAACCGTTTTCACTTCAATCATTGTCGGTTGATCTGCATTTTGCTTCGCCTTTTCAATCGCATTAGTAATTTCATTGGTATCGGTTCCATCTTCTACACGAATCACTTGCCAGCCGTAAGCTTCATAGCGTTTCTCTACACTCTCACTAAAGGAACGGTCAAGGTCACCGTCCAGGGAGATATCGTTAGAATCGTAGAGGACGATTAATTTTCCTAGTCCTAAGTGACCTGCAAGGGAAGCTGATTCTTGAGAGACCCCTTCCATTAAGTCACCGTCACCGCAAATGGCGTACGTGTAATGGTCAACTACATTGTAGTCGTCACGGTTGTATTTTGCACCAAGGTGAGCCTCTGCCATAGCCATCCCTGTAGCCATAGCCAACCCTTGTCCAAGTGGGCCTGTAGTCGCCTCTACCCCATCAGTGTGGCCGTATTCAGGGTGTCCTGGCGTATTTGATCCCCATTGGCGGAAGGATTTTAGATCATCGATACTCACGTTGTATCCAGACAGGTGTAAAAGGCTGTATAGAAGCATTGAGCCGTGTCCAGCTGAAAGTACAAAACGATCACGGTTGAACCACTCTGAATTACTTGGGTTGTGGTTCATGAATTTCGTCCAAAGTGTGTAAGCCATTGGGGCTGCCCCCATCGGCATACCCGGGTGTCCCGAACTCGCTTTTTCTACTGCATCAATAGCTAAAGTACGGATTGTATTAATAGAAGTTTGTTCAAGGCTGTTTGCCATAATCTTTATTCCCCTTTCTCAGGTATATGTACCATGTCTTATCCTATAATGAAAATAGATTTGAGACAAGCAATCGTACAACTTTTTCAATAATTCCTTTTAATTCTTGCCTAATTTTCCCTTAATCGGATTTCTTAAACAAAAAATCCGCACTTTTAAAAGTACGGATCCTTTCATTAATTTTTTTTCTCGTTCTGCTGCATCTGTTTCAGCTTGTTAGGGGTTACATCATTTCCTAAAGGATCAATAACTTTAACGCCCTTCAACTGATTTTTGAATGACTTACGAGCACTCTTCAAATATTCCTGACGAAGCTTTTGCTGCTCATCTTTTTCAGATTTCGTAAGCTCTTCTTTTTTCGATTTATTAGCTAGTTCATTTATGCGATTGATTTTATCTTTCGATAGCATAGTACATCCCCCGCTTTCGTAATTGTGGGTTAATGTCGTTAAGACAAGAAAAAGACAAGAGGTTATTCACCCTTGTCTACATTATCGTAACTTGATTGACTTTGTTTTTCAAGTGATACGTACTCCTGATACCTGCGGTGAACGGTGGCTTTGGATACATCATAGCCCACTCCTCTTAGAGTTGACGCAATGTCTTTGAAAGTTAACTTATTACGGCGTAACCGAATAACTTCCTCTATAGGAAAGTCGATCCTCTCTCTCCCTGACGCCATATCTTTGTTTGAGAGATTGGCAGCTGGGTTGTACCCATCTTCAACGGCTTTTTTCATTCCTCTTCGGATTTTCATATTATGTATTTTCCTTTGATATTCTTCAACAATACCTACAATTTGCAGAACCATGGAATCTGACTCTGAAATTTCCAATTCACCCTCCTGGGACAACGAATAAATCCGAATATTAAGCTTTTTCAGTTGATGGAATAAAGCAATCTTCGTATTTCCTCTTCCAAGCCTTGTTTCGTCTTGAATAAGAAGGGCATCAGCGCTACGACTAGAAAAGTATTCAAGCAAGCGGAAAATTCCTTCCCGTTCGATCTCATAACCGCTTGCCTGTTCCACAATACAATCCACGATTTCCATTTTATGATGCTCGGCCATCCGCATCAATTCAGCTCTTTGCCTATTCAAAGAAGATACTTGCGCTTCCTTTTCCGTACTTACTCGACAATATAGAACGACTCTCATCATGTCCGGTCTCCCTTTTCTAAAATTACTTTAACAAGGATATTACAATCTATCCTGTTGTGACCATAGAAAAGTATAAAAACGCTAAACTCGCTACGAATAATACTAGATACGTGAGATCAAGCTTTGATAGTTTGTTAAACATTTAAAAAAACCTCCATTTTGAGAACTTATGTTCTTAAGAACTTTTGTTCGCATTTGGTTAATTTCAATTATATACGAACACAAGTTCTTGTCAACCGTTTTTTCGAACGCTTGTTTGTATTTTGAATATAGGCATGGTACAATGTGGTTACTATAATCCTATGTACGAGGTGGCAATCTATGAGCAAACTTTCAAAGCGGCAGCAAGAAATACTAGATTTTATAAAAGAACAAGTATTATTGAAAGGTTATCCGCCCTCTGTGCGTGAAATTGGTCAGTCTGTAGGTCTAGCATCCAGTTCTACCGTTCATGGACATCTATCAAGATTAGAAAAAAAAGGATATATCCGCAGGGACCCCACGAAACCTCGCGCGATCGAAGTGATTGAACTAGAAGAAGATCACAGTATTCCTCGCAGCGAGGCTGCCTATGCTCCAGTTATTGGTAAGGTTACGGCAGGTTCTCCGATTACAGCTGTTGAAAACATTGAGGAGTATGTTCCTCTGCCAGACACCCTGGCTGGTTCCGATGACAATACTTTTGTTTTGATCGTTCAAGGAGAAAGTATGATTGAGGCCGGTATTCTTGATGGTGATATGGTTGTTGTGAGACAGCAGCAAACAGCCCAGAATGGTGATATTGTTGTTGCTATGACAGAGGATGAAGAAGCTACTGTGAAACGGTTCTTTAAAGAAAAAACTCACATACGTCTACAGCCTGAAAATGCCACCATGGATCCGATCATTCTTAGTGATGTTTCCATTCTTGGCAAAGTCGTTGGTTTATACCGTACTGTGCATTAAAAAAAGAGACGAGCCGCGGCTCGTCTCTTTTATGTTGGTTATATACCCAACAACTAATAAAAAAGAGCCTCTCTTTGGAGAGGCTCTTTTTTATGCTTGACGTTTTATTTTTGAACGTTAGCTGCTTGGGGTCCACGG
It contains:
- a CDS encoding Na(+)/H(+) antiporter subunit B, whose translation is MTRTNDIILRTTTTLIAFILLGFSIYLFFAGHNKPGGGFIGGLMTSAAFVLMYMAYGFRAMQKILPITFRYVIPVGLMIALATGIGSFVFGEPFLSQTFAYFQLPILGKTELATALLFDLGVYLTVIGVTMTIILTIANDCEESKQA
- a CDS encoding cytochrome c biogenesis CcdA family protein; this translates as MSEVNIFLAFGAGFLSFISPCVLPLFPAFLSYITGMSVNELREDNGMLKKQSLIHTILFLLGFTTIFLILGLSGSFFAQFMIQNEEIIRRLGAILIIFFGFVIIGVFNFQFLMKDRKITFKNRPAGYLGSFIIGLTFSLGWTPCTGPILGAVLALGVDQPNLFLVMMIAYSLGFSIPFLVLSFFVGKLDWIKRNSAKIVKIGGYFMIFMGIALYLDWLTKLTSYLSGVFGGFQGF
- a CDS encoding YneF family protein; translation: MGIVWVVIIALLTLLGGVALGFFIARKYMMNYLKKNPPINEQMLRTLMMQMGQKPSQKKINQMMRSMNNQMK
- the sirA gene encoding sporulation inhibitor of replication protein SirA, whose amino-acid sequence is MQFFIFSIKQEIVQLYYYKVEVMKRFFLEFVRNSKSVTYIKQFSYISELFPFKEWIEGCILEKNTSRKNIAFSFPFFDNDIFCGIMDNKNYCCLFQCDSLWQANKDVFQPLRTSSQSFFIIEKGGEHYGWISPLEGQCLLT
- the tkt gene encoding transketolase, which produces MANSLEQTSINTIRTLAIDAVEKASSGHPGMPMGAAPMAYTLWTKFMNHNPSNSEWFNRDRFVLSAGHGSMLLYSLLHLSGYNVSIDDLKSFRQWGSNTPGHPEYGHTDGVEATTGPLGQGLAMATGMAMAEAHLGAKYNRDDYNVVDHYTYAICGDGDLMEGVSQESASLAGHLGLGKLIVLYDSNDISLDGDLDRSFSESVEKRYEAYGWQVIRVEDGTDTNEITNAIEKAKQNADQPTMIEVKTVIGYGAPTKSGKSASHGAPLGEDEATKTKEFYKWEHEPFHVPDEVYADFKEKVQQNGEQQEQAWNDKLKQYKEAYPELASEFETAIKGELPEGWEKQLPTFTVGEDSPATRAASGEVINALSKEIPNFFGGSADLAGSNKTAVKEEEDFSRENYAGRNIWFGVREFAMAAAMNGMALHGGLKAYAGTFFVFSDYLRPAIRLSALMNLPVNYVFTHDSVAVGEDGPTHEPIEQLPSLRAMPNLSVIRPADGNETSAAWRLALESNTTPNALVLTRQGLPTLEGTAEKAYEGVKHGAYILSDSDKKDPDAILLASGSEVQLIVEAQSELKKKGYDVRVVSVPSFDRFNAQSAEYKEEVLPSNVRTRLAVEMAASFGWERYVGLDGSVLGIDKFGASAPGDTVIENYGFTVDNVVKHAENLMK
- a CDS encoding DUF896 domain-containing protein; amino-acid sequence: MLSKDKINRINELANKSKKEELTKSEKDEQQKLRQEYLKSARKSFKNQLKGVKVIDPLGNDVTPNKLKQMQQNEKKN
- a CDS encoding YneB family resolvase-like protein translates to MRVVLYCRVSTEKEAQVSSLNRQRAELMRMAEHHKMEIVDCIVEQASGYEIEREGIFRLLEYFSSRSADALLIQDETRLGRGNTKIALFHQLKKLNIRIYSLSQEGELEISESDSMVLQIVGIVEEYQRKIHNMKIRRGMKKAVEDGYNPAANLSNKDMASGRERIDFPIEEVIRLRRNKLTFKDIASTLRGVGYDVSKATVHRRYQEYVSLEKQSQSSYDNVDKGE
- the lexA gene encoding transcriptional repressor LexA — protein: MSKLSKRQQEILDFIKEQVLLKGYPPSVREIGQSVGLASSSTVHGHLSRLEKKGYIRRDPTKPRAIEVIELEEDHSIPRSEAAYAPVIGKVTAGSPITAVENIEEYVPLPDTLAGSDDNTFVLIVQGESMIEAGILDGDMVVVRQQQTAQNGDIVVAMTEDEEATVKRFFKEKTHIRLQPENATMDPIILSDVSILGKVVGLYRTVH